The sequence AATCCACCGTCTCCAAGACGTCTGCAAATCACAatgcgcacgcacgcgcgcacacacacacacacacacacacacacacacacacacacacacacacacacacacacaatagcatcTCACAGTGACAGTTGTTGCAACAACAGTAATCAAAGGACTGTAGTAGGGTAGGTGAGACAAAATTACCATTGACAACTCTCTGACACTGTGCCATTTTGATGTCAATCAACTCCTACAAAACATACAAAAAAAGGATTTAACACAGTAATCAAAGACAACAGTTTCAAAAGATAGATTGACAGTCAATTGCCACAAAGCCATATAATGAAGCACACCTTCTCCACTGACACTTACCTCAGAGTACACAATATCAGCACCATAATCCAGGGACAGCAGTCTCGTTGGTAAGGTGCCAACACGCACCATAGGTGCCAGTACATTTACATTGCGGAAACACAGTCTGCCCACTGTATTGGCCGTCATATTTTCTTTATTCGCCTGGTTCAAATGGAAACAGAAAACAGGCAAAGCTATTAGAACAAGCTGTCCATGTCCTGAGTCTCTTCTTGGTAAAGAGGTTAGGTTATGTGAAGTAATTAACAACGAATGGTGGGTGTAATTCTATACGAATCACGATTAATAACAGCACTGCTTTAGCCAAAGACAGTTTTAGCTGCGTTGACAAACATGTTTGGTGTCGCTGTTCGCTTGCGTACAACCAGAGAAACGTGGCAGATATAACGTATTGCTGGTAATATAATTGGAGGACACACATCTGGCACTTACAATATCCTGTTTTTACTCCATAATCAAAATAACTCACCGTCATTTACAGAAAGTACATTATGGTAGTCTTCATTTGATCCCCGGAACGCGTGTTGACTCTACTTCCTGTTCGAAACCTTGCATCATCAAACCTCGCCGATTTGGTATAGAAATTACTGCATAGAACAGACAAATTCACTAAGAGTAATGTTGTTCTAAAGTGGTCCTTTGTGTGTTGTGTGCTGCATACCTAACTGTACCGGCTGTGTAAACCTGATGAACGTAAAACACATTATAAGCTATAATATTTTAAAGCCACatataaatactttttttaattTTTCTCTCTGGCTGGCTGTTACTGGTACATTATTGGCAAATTTAGACAGTTGAATACTTTATAGTGAGTGCAAAATGATGATAAATGATGATGGCAATGAAACAAAGCAGACAAAGCATGAAGTCATTCATTTCCGATAGGTATTTGATTTATTGTGGTATTATTGTAATTTTCTCATTTACAAAAAAGTGCACTAAAATACATTCCAGTTAGCATTCCAAGTACTGAACCCATTGTAAACACCTGATGCTTTACAAATAATTTACAGTGTAAAAGCTCTTCATATCAAGACTGCTCTAGAAATCTGAACTAAAATGGATATAAAGTAGTAATAAACCTTGCATAAGCACTGTGTTTTACCTGACTGGCTTAATGATCATGGCAGCTGTTGGAGAGACAACTCAGACTCACGTAGTACTAACAAACTACATAATGATATCCTAAACCTACATCATTATCTGGTTATTGGCATGAAGTATGTTCCTTGAGTAATGTGTGGTATCAAGTACAGTATCCATATACctactacaatacagtatatatctaCAAATCTAGGCTACTTAAAATGTATGTTAATTTCAAAAGAAACGCaacatatcatttttttttttttacagtaacagTCAAGGGCCTGGCCATATGAAGAACACAATATCAGTTAAAGAGCTCTGTTTGGGGAAAAGAAATGGAATGGCAGTACAGTGCACCACTGGAAAAGCAAAAgctttttgtatatttttgtcaGGGTACCAGCACAACATTTAGTTTTAAGTGTGGTAGtgaatagaaaataaaataagttAAGTTGATATTAGAATCTTAGTTTAGAAGCAAGCATTAGAAAAGTCCAGCAAGCATTTTGTGAGCAGGTTTACTTCCACATAACACTGGTATAAATTGGTGTTTGGGTCATTATGTCAGCTGTGAACATTACAGTTGTTGTGTAtttacagtatatgaaacagAATCAGTAGTGTTAAAGGCAATGGCAAACATTAAACAAACTAATTACTGTAAAAACATAGTGACACACAACTATCAACTACAACCATCTATCATTCAGCAGTATACAATCAGAACACATCTATGTTGTTGGCTGTTGCTGGCTAAAGAGATTCATTTCCAAAGGATTCCAGTCAAAGGCTCTGAGGTCTTTGTTCAGATAGTTTTGaatatgttcacaaatctgaggAAGTCATGACATGTGGCAAATTAACAACGGGCAAGAAGCAGAATATGGAAGACCACAGTGCTTTTCAAATTCTCATAAGGAACACACAAAGCAAAGCAAATTCCAAATTCAAATAATAGGTAAGATACATTTTGTTAATAAGGTACACAATTTCCCCTAAAAGGCACAATGATACACAGTAAATCTTAGGTCAATTAAAACCCAAAGGCTCAAATACTTCCTTAGGGCATATGAAGTCTGAAAATGTGATGCTGTTGCCATTAGCTTGTTGTCCTTGACGACTTAGTACAAAAagagaatacatttttttgcaagTGGCCCATGCATCAAAACGCAGGCAATTCCACCTAGCTGTAAAGAAATGGATATGAGTCTGAGGTTACCAGAGACCAGACAATGGGCTCCACTATAAGGAACGGGCCGTGTCTGTACTCATACAGTGACAGAATATACAAaaagaaaaatactttagaaGGCAAAAAGAGTTTAAGACTTCCTAGATAGAGTGTCAGAAGATTTGTCGGGCCATTCTTCGATTGGACTGATCTCGATGGGGTCGAACTGGGGGAAGACCACAAAACACAGCCTCTGTGCCACGTAGGTCGCTGACTCTGTGAGAAAACAGGTCCCACGTTTAGCATCACAAAAAAGTGTCTGACCATACCACTAACGTAGTATTCCTTTTAAATGCCATATATCTGGGTCTACTTAAATAAAGAATGGTTTGATACTTGTTATATATAGGGTTTAGGGAGTTTGAATACCATTAAATACATGTGGTTGAATTCAGAAATTCAGATATTTTGGGGGGCAAAGAAAGAGGCCAGGATTACTAAAACAAGCATGTGTTTGCAGGACTCAAGAGGAGGACACTCACCAATGAAGTCATAGATACACTTTGGCTTGGCTTTCCAGTGCACCCCCAGGAAGTAGACTGGTACACCAGTAAGCATGATGACCAGCCCAACACCACACACTACAGGCTCAGAGTACAGGCTGAATCCCAGTAACAGGACCCAGAACATCAAGTAGGTGATAGGAACTAGTAGGTTTACCTGATGAGAAGGGATGAGAACAGATTTTGTTTTTATAATGAAGAGAGAGTCAACATGACGTCTCACCTTCCAATGAATCACCCTAGTGAAGAGGACAGAGGAAAATAGCTGCTTCTACTCTGCTTTCAACAGTTGATGAGAACAGGTTCACTGTGTTGCTGTAGTTTGTTATTTTTTGTCAATTACTGTGTCAATCATTTATTTGAGAGGGGCCATGATTGAACCATGCCTGGATTAATAATACCTTAATTGGTCTGTAAAGTTTGGGCTTCTTCCATCGGTAATAGAGCAGGCCTGCGATGGTGACTCCATAGGAGAGGTAGTTGATGAAGGACACATAGTTGATCAGGTTGTGTGTCTCTCCTATACACAGGATTACAATGGTGGCAGTACActgcaagacagacagacagagagagagagagagagagagagagaaaggggaaagagagagagggggagagagagagaccgttaTTGAAGACATAAGGTAGAGGGGTATAGGACCTGCATGTTGGCCACTGAGTGTcgtttgagaaaaaaaaacatacagtagaGACGTAGTAGTGTTAGGTAGTCTTACGcagcagaggagagcagggaTAGGGGTGCAGTTCTTAAAGTGGATCATAGCCAACAGGCTGGGTAGATGTCCCTCTCTGGCCCCAGAGAAACACAATCTAGAAAGACAAATGAAAACCTAGAGGGCTTATAAACATTTAATTTacttaaaaaacacacacacacacctccgtttctatggctgtgtctcaatccaaaGGCCGCATCCttgtggattgagacacagccagCCTAGAGGACATCTTCCCCAGGGTTGACCCCTCACCTAGAAGATGTAAAGAGGTAGCCGTTGATGCCTCCAAACGTAGACAAGGCTACAGAGATGGGCATAATGACAGAGAACATCCCCAGGAGCTTCTCTCCAAATGTCTGCAGCAGAACAAGAAGGTTTACATTTAAGACACTATTCAAGCCAGGGATAACTCTTGATGTAGAGCAAGTTAAAGGTCATCTCTATGTAAACATGCATTGTGTTGAACATTCATTAAAGTTCAATAAAACAAAAAGGGCACCATTAAAGTACAGTACGCAATGCAGTTTTTGTCATTTTGCAAAGCAAAGCGAACAGCGTTACTCACGACAGCCACAGCATTGGATGACAGCAGCTCCTCGGGTGACATGGCGGAGAAGTAGGCGATGTTGGTGAGCGTGTACACAAAGGTCACCAATGGGATAGAGATGTAAATGGCACGAGGTAGGTTCCTGATGAGGTAATCCACACGGTACACAAACTACCGATGAGGTCATCCACACGGTACACAAACTACCGATGAGATCATCCACACGGTACACAAACTACCGATGAGGTCATCCACACGGTACACAAACCATTGATGAGGTAATCTACACTGTATACAAACCATGCAATCAACACAGTCTCATAAATCATGCATTGTTACAGAAATAAGAAGGCAGCTGATATGCAAAATATAACTCTATAGAATATAAAATTGCAGGATATCACTTTTTTTCCTTAGCAATATGTTCATTGATATAACATCACAACATACAACTGTGCATCACTCCGCAATGCTTGCTTTCATGCATTCACAGCCGGACTGCATATTCAGTACACAGCATTGGATTGataaacagaatagaatagaatgcaaGGGAAAATAATGTTTGGTGAGCCAGATGCTCACCGTCGCGGTTCAACCACTTCCTCTGTGACATAGTTCAGGAAGTTCCATCCACTGAAGGCGAATGAGGCCTGAAGGAAAGCCAGAGCGATCTGCCCAACCGAGGGAGTCGTGCTGAACTCAAAGGCCACCTGAGGCGTCAGTCCCTCGTAGTTACCTGGAGAAGTACATATTCACCATCAATGTCTGGGGGGCTGTTTTAGGGAAATAGCTTGATAGTCTCTTTGACCATTAAAAGGTGCTATTGACCTTCGgcacctgggtcatgttcagtaggcacAAAACCGAAGAAAGCAATCCAAAACGGGGAGGTACTATCTGAACTTGCTAAATAAGAAACCTTCTATTCATTTTCAGTTGCAAAACGTCTTGCATGTCCCAGGATTGCTATAATGAAAATCAATCTAGAgagagggtgagtgtgtgtgtgtgtgtgtgtgtgtctcacccttGCAGATCTGCACCAGGCCGACCACTATGATGAGACCCAGGGCCGCCAGCTTCCCCACTGTGAAAACATCCTGGATCCTGGTGGCCATACGTACACTGGAACAGTTCACCCAGGTCAGGAACACTGCAGACACACACGGAGgcatgcatgcacgcatgcacgcacgcacgcacacacacacacacaccacacacacacacacacacacaaatactttaaagtaattGTCCAGTGAAAATCGGACTTTTAAAacttctgttaactcatacccaaataatgttgttgactcgtcctatactcgtatttgtggccaaagcataaattggagaaaaaaacacttaaaaaaacCCACCTCAAGCTTGAATCGCAAACATAATGTttaaaaatgcttgctatttctcATAGAGGCTTGCCAATCAGCAGTCgacttgcatacattttttttatgatcagtatacgcccacaccattctgttgttggggtacgcccacaccattctgttgttgaggtacgcccacaccattctgttgttgaggtacgcccacaccattctgttgttgaggtacgcccacaccattctgttgttgaggtacgcccacaccattctaacacagaaaagctgctttttaacagacttaaataatacaaaaattggaaagaaaactatttcactcatattataattaattataggtcatacttcatagaaatctggaaacactggacagttccCTTTGGCAAGCATTTATTGAGAAAACCAAATACTATTTAAACCCAGGTATAGAAAACAATGATTAGTCAGAAGTCATGTTTGTCCTCACATAGGGGAGCTCTCGCCCAATCGGAATGTGGCATTAGGGATGCCAGGCAAGCCGTGAGGTGCACAGTAATGTGACATGTTCTCTCCCAGTCAGTCAGGGCTCACGCCTGGGCACATGGTGTTGGTCGGGCGGCAGCGGCCTAGCAGTTGCCATGGCAGATCGGAATGTGGGAAATGGTAAGGCAAAGGGGTGGACACGATTGTTTCACCTCGTCCATCACTGTCATTGGCTTGCCTCTCTTTCTCATGGTGGCCTGGCTCTCACAAACAAAGGCTAGGTGTCAAGGCCCCCAAAACAAACCGCTTCCGATGCAACAGAACAaaacccagagaggacaggcgggcaggtccCTGAAGAGGCTGAGAGAAAGCTCACGTTTTCTCCAGATCGTTGGTATCCAGTCCCCCCAAAAATAAGTGAGAATAATGGCCCCTAAAAGCAAGgatcacaataaaaaaaacatgggCCACAATGCTGTTGGCTTGTTGGCTTTTCCGCAGCTCAATCATGGTACAATGGggattttttctttctttctctactTCATGGGGTTCAGTGGAGGTACAGTGGAGGTCCCCTCAGGTTTGTTGCCAAGTAATTAGTAATACTAGCATGTCCAAATTGTAGATAGAGTGAGGGGTGCAACCCTGTGAAAAGCAATACACAAATCACAGGCGACAAAATTGGCTCTAACTTCAGCGAATGGGGCAGACACTGTACATGACATTGAATTTAAGTCCAAGTTCCTTCAGGTTCACAAAAATCGTTGCAGTGACATCATTCGGATGTCTTTTGTGGCGTCACAGTCAACTTCGTTGTAAAAGGATGTTTTTAGATGTATTTTTAGCGACCAATAAAAGGATGTCTATAACACCTAAAAACCAAATGTCTCCTTGATAAAGCACTTAAAACTAATTTACAACCAGAGATTTAGGTCACTAGGACATCCCATGGCATATTTTGCCCATTGGGATGATTTTATACATACTTTAGAAACTGTACTCTTTATCAGTCTTTGTTTCCCTAACTTTCCGGCTCACTCTTACCCCTCCTGTCTGCCCTTCCATTTTCTATTTGACACACCTTGCATTTTAATATTCCTGTCTGCCCTTCCATTTTCTATTTGACACACCTTGCATTTTAATATTCCTGTCTGCCCTTCCATTTTCTATTTGACACACCTTGCATTTTAATATTCCTGTCTGCCCTTCCATTTTCTATTTGACACACCTTGCATTTTAATATTCCTGTCTCCCCCTTCCATTTTCTATTTGATACACCATGCATTTTAATATTCCAGTCTCCTCTCTGAGAGTTTTAAAAGGCTTAGAGGCAATTGTTACGTAAGATATATTTTACTCTGTTGCACCAGATAAACTTCCCATAAAACATAACacaagcatgcacgcacacacacagtcagacacacgGTGCAGTACTCACATAGACAGACTGTTGACAGCAAGCGTGTGGCCATGTAGGGAGGGACACAGTCTGGGAAGACAGGCTGTAGGACATAGTTAGAAAAGGTCAGGGCGATGACAGCCAGGGTGGTAGGGTACATGATGAGCACTGCACTCCACAGCAGAAGGAACCTAGGATGGGAAAGAAACAGAATTGAACAGAATTTTATTGGGGTGAAAAGTAATGCATAGGCTACATCAACAACATGTGAATTTCATCACAGAGAAAAGCACATGAAAGTATCAATTCAAAATGTATTCCCAAAGTAGTCTGCATTGATCCAACCTAATGTTACGTATTTCATAATCAGCTTGCAAACTATACACATTGGGTGCGAAATAAACTGTAGGTGTGGGAGACAGAGGTACCTACCCAACAAGGCCTCCAAATATTTCTGTGACGTAGGAGTAGTCCCCCCCTGACTTGGGGATGGTGACCCCCAGCTCAGCATAGCAGAGGGAGCCCAGGGCAGCTATACATCCCCCTAGTATCCACACAATCAGGGCTAGACCCACTGAACCCGAGTGCTCTAGAACCCCTTTAGGAGAGATGAAGATTCCAGAACCTATGATGTTTCCTGTGGAGAGGGAGAAGGTATTACtagaatacatacacacaaaaacaagcaatgtaaatattgttaaaaaatatacactaccgttcaaaagtttggggccacttagaatgtccttgtttttgaaagaaaatcacattttttgtgccttaaaataacatcaaattgatcagaaatacagtgcagacattgttaatgttgtaaatgactattgtagctggaaacgactgcgtacagaggcccattatcagcaaccatcactcctgtgttccaatggcatgttgtgttagctaatccaagtctatcattttaaaaggctaattgaacattagaaaacccttttgcaattatgttagcacagtaaAAAATGGTGTTGTGatttaagaagcaataaaactggccttctttagactagttgagtatctggagcatcagcatttgtgggttcgattacaggctcaaaatggccagaagcaaataactttcttctgatactcgtcagtctattcttattctgtgaaatgaaggctattccatgcaagaaattgccaagaaactgaagatctcgtgcaatgctgtgtactactctcttcacagaacagcgcaaactggctctaaccagaatagaaagaggagtgggaggccccggtgcacaactgtgcaagaggacaagtacattagagtctcTAGTTTAAAAAACAGATGCctccaagtgaccccaaacttttgaatggtagtgtatagaacacctactcattcaagggtttttctttatttttactattttctatattgtagaataatagtgaagatattaaaactatgaaataacacatatggaatcatgtagtaaccaaaaaagtgttaaacaaatcaaaatatacttcaaatagccaccctttgcctagatgagagctttgcacactcttggcattctctcaactagcttaacTTGGAATGCtatcccaacagtcttgaaacagtcttgaaggagttcccacatatgctgagcacttgttggctgcttttccttcactcggcagttcgactcatcccaaaccatctcaatttgtttgAGGTCAGGGGGTTGTGGAGGCtgggttatctgatgcagcactccatcactctccttcttggtcaaatagcccttacacagcctggagttgtgtttttggtcattgtcctgttgaaaaacaaatgatagtcccactaagtgaaaaccagaagggatggcatatcgctgcagaatgctgtggtagccatgctggtgaagtgtgccttgaattctaaataaatcccagacagtgtcaccagcaaagcacccccacaccatcacatctcctcctccatgcttcacggtgggaaccacatatgcggagatcataTGTTCACCTACTtggcgtctcacaaagacatggcggttggaaccaaaaatcgcaaatttggactcatcagaccaaaggacagatttccaccagtctaatgtacattgctcgtgtttcttggcccaagcaaatctcttcttattattggtgtcctttagtagtggtttctttgcagcattttgaccatgaaggcctgattcacgcagtctccactgaacagttgatgttgagatgtgtctgatacttgaactctgtgaagcatttatttgggctgtaatctgaggtgcaattaactctgggtcttcctttcctgtggcggtcctcatgagagccagtttcatcatagcgcttgatggattttgcaactgcacttgaagaaactttcaaagttcttgaaatgttccgtattgactgaccttcatgtcttaaagtaatgatggactgtcatttctctttgcattaagaaggaaataaattccacaaattaacttttaacaaggcacacctgttaattgaaatgcattccaggtgactacctcatgaagctggctgagagaatgccatgagtgttcaaagctgccatcaaagcaaagggtggctactttgaagaatctcaaatctcaaatatatttttatttgtttaacacttttttggttactacatgactcagtgttatttcatagtgttgatgtcttcataattattctacaatgtagaaaatagtaaaaataaagaaaaacccttgaatgagtaggtgtccaaacttttaactggtattgtatatatttATATGACTATTATAAAATCTGATAAAACTGTATCATGTGTTTggaaacaataaagaaaaacactaaacaatacattgagATCTAAACAATAGCTATATTGCAGTGTGTAGAAAGTGGGGATTTTATATAATCTGGTCTATACACTTCCCCCTGAGCTAGCTAAAGGGTACTCACTGATTTATCCTTACATCAACCCTGAAATaatatggctctctctctcttcagataTAACTTGAGAAAAATATCCTCCCTGATGATCATTACAAGTTAACACATCGTCCACAGAGGACCTCAGAAATGGAACAATTATACTGTTGATGTGAGTGAACAGAGCTTTGGGCAGGAGATCAAGCAGTCAGAGTAGGAAGTGCTACCGTCTAACTCAAGAGGCTTCAACATCAACCACACTCATTGAAGTAATAAAATGATCTGGGTTCCAATATGGCTGTACCATGTCCAAGGGAAATGGCCCCGTTGAAAAGTAGTGCCATTatggaattgggtgccattttagACGCAGACCAAGTGTATCCCAACCAACACATTCAGGGTAGAGCACTCAGAGTAGCACAGCAGAAGGCAGCCAAGTGGCACAGACCTCGATTACATAACTGGACATAAATTATTTACTCTTAACTGTCGAGCTCAGGCATGAGCCATCTGCAAGAATTGAATTCAACTCATCTCCTGCATTATTTCTAGACTCTACAAGGCCGGCTTTCATTTAGGTTTGTGCCCCTGTCAGAAATGCTAATACTGGGATGTATAACTTTTAAACAACAGGGTGGAT comes from Salmo trutta chromosome 7, fSalTru1.1, whole genome shotgun sequence and encodes:
- the slc7a10b gene encoding asc-type amino acid transporter 1, which encodes MVADMDGGKRKRSICSRQEPLAALKILKDGNNKRDEIPDRVTLKKEIGLLSACTIIIGNIIGSGIFISPKGVLEHSGSVGLALIVWILGGCIAALGSLCYAELGVTIPKSGGDYSYVTEIFGGLVGFLLLWSAVLIMYPTTLAVIALTFSNYVLQPVFPDCVPPYMATRLLSTVCLLFLTWVNCSSVRMATRIQDVFTVGKLAALGLIIVVGLVQICKGNYEGLTPQVAFEFSTTPSVGQIALAFLQASFAFSGWNFLNYVTEEVVEPRRNLPRAIYISIPLVTFVYTLTNIAYFSAMSPEELLSSNAVAVTFGEKLLGMFSVIMPISVALSTFGGINGYLFTSSRLCFSGAREGHLPSLLAMIHFKNCTPIPALLCCCTATIVILCIGETHNLINYVSFINYLSYGVTIAGLLYYRWKKPKLYRPIKVNLLVPITYLMFWVLLLGFSLYSEPVVCGVGLVIMLTGVPVYFLGVHWKAKPKCIYDFIESATYVAQRLCFVVFPQFDPIEISPIEEWPDKSSDTLSRKS